One Littorina saxatilis isolate snail1 linkage group LG12, US_GU_Lsax_2.0, whole genome shotgun sequence genomic region harbors:
- the LOC138981653 gene encoding uncharacterized protein: MQAEMFWALLTTLLPLTTAFQWTESLTNNTVMTVCSAGDIHLPWNFTLSLDDRIEDIKWIYHAENGSEELIAVYVAGQFAPMPPFSGRVRWTGQGGIVVSKAAVAESGNYTIMVSIADNTHTLVAFSRTVSVKVTSPPTAENGELHARQLFDAIYDNTTGQWVVQLTCGVFTDRGHPAVHVVWTSPGGKTVDSSSENNGTYRLLLPNPPSGGNYTCSVLPPSPAIRCLPPGSPLREGATVTVNEVKASFTLLEARQRETEARQQNMLMQMESANTRLQAELDSVKRQNSLLQKTTASLEARLATATLRVSFHAMLASTFTGIGTLKPFTVITNDGGAFNGTSGIFTAPRNGTFFFLASAGTDRSDNVVWMSLQKDGQAVSVAFTRQSSVYQTMGSVHATLDLTAGQCIWVQSDEAQGYCSNHSTSFTGFLIRADD; this comes from the exons ATGCAGGCAGAAATGTTTTGGGCCCTTCTTACAACGCTTCTGCCTT TGACCACAGCCTTCCAATGGACCGAATCGCTGACCAACAACACAGTGATGACCGTTTGTTCCGCCGGCGACATCCACCTTCCCTGGAACTTCACCCTGTCACTCGACGATCGTATCGAGGACATCAAATGGATCTACCATGCGGAGAACGGCTCCGAAGAACTGATCGCTGTCTACGTTGCTGGTCAGTTTGCTCCAATGCCTCCTTTCTCTGGCCGCGTGCGGTGGACTGGCCAAGGAGGGATCGTGGTCAGCAAGGCCGCTGTTGCAGAGTCCGGTAACTACACTATTATGGTCAGCATAGCTGACAACACACATACCCTGGTCGCGTTTTCAAGGACTGTTTCCGTGAAGGTAACCTCCCCGCCCACAGCAGAAAACGGCGAGTTGCACGCGCGTCAACTGTTCGACGCAATTTATGACAACACGACTGGGCAGTGGGTGGTGCAGCTCACTTGTGGGGTTTTCACTGACCGCGGTCATCCCGCGGTCCACGTCGTCTGGACGAGCCCAGGCGGTAAAACGGTGGATAGTTCCAGTGAAAACAACGGCACATACCGTCTGCTCCTCCCCAACCCTCCGTCTGGAGGTAACTACACCTGCTCTGTTCTGCCCCCTTCCCCGGCCATACGCTGTCTCCCGCCAGGCTCCCCGCTGCGAGAGGGCGCCACCGTCACTGTGAATGAGGTCAAGGCCAGCTTCACTCTATTGGAAGCaaggcagagagagacggaggcaAGACAACAAAACATGTTGATGCAAATGGAGTCTGCAAACACAAGGTTACAGGCTGAACTGGACTCAGTGAAGCGTCAAAACAGTCTGTTGCAAAAGACAACGGCGTCGCTGGAAGCTCGGCTGGCCACAGCTACCCTACGAGTTAGTTTCCACGCCATGCTGGCTTCAACCTTTACCGGCATCGGGACTCTCAAGCCGTTCACTGTCATCACCAACGATGGGGGCGCCTTCAACGGAACCAGTGGCATCTTCACAGCGCCAAGGAATGGaacctttttctttttggcctcgGCAGGAACAGACAGGAGTGACAACGTGGTTTGGATGTCCCTGCAGAAGGATGGCCAGGCTGTGTCGGTGGCATTCACGAGACAATCCTCAGTTTACCAGACGATGGGATCGGTCCACGCAACGCTTGACCTCACGGCGGGTCAATGCATCTGGGTGCAGAGTGACGAAGCACAAGGATACTGTAGCAATCACTCCACCTCGTTCACTGGATTTCTGATCCGCGCCGACGACTAA